In Methanofollis fontis, the following proteins share a genomic window:
- a CDS encoding solute carrier family 35 protein — protein sequence MPRREEASVVVSKQVAVIIIIGAVLVAAGVLAAVHANGGSGPVVLYEGEVTLSPGSTVVPVGNSGLEYVVGNATVYGVLEGACTAAALPSVISDRDWNPRLHSQVLCSVGEWAESEGAGWNCTVNGEAVLLGSAEDGILSRSVRDGDKVLFFYAPDGAGPEGAEAEIRISVRLGGSSAPAHTDSLLALSGVTEAVVNPAMYQEALRCHGTAYIGPDGGRWSGVPVWFFIGVVDGRESPHHPMLSSSLAASGYSVTFAAGNESLYTSTSADLIRNNRYILASMKDGVSLPAYALVGPGMEGEAVTGITALRLVDIAPPTAPEVRVVRYAADGTAVLNETTVNTTWMAAHLPVAGDGESVYRFQGPTFDPADLWNPDESKNPAKVEDAVRGTPLRSLCDLVGGAGPEDRIRLTASDGYVTVLSCKNVYEPLPEQGEAILSWWSRDEGDAPAYRDAPRLYFLAPDGVFGNQNMRNTIAGEEWVYYWTEGVQYPSAAGLSVRGVVEVAVLPPDAFITPPADG from the coding sequence GTGCCCCGAAGAGAGGAGGCGTCAGTCGTGGTCTCAAAACAGGTGGCAGTCATTATCATCATCGGGGCGGTGCTGGTCGCCGCCGGGGTGCTGGCGGCGGTGCATGCGAACGGCGGGAGCGGGCCCGTCGTGCTCTACGAGGGGGAGGTGACGCTCTCCCCGGGCAGCACGGTGGTCCCGGTCGGGAACTCCGGGCTTGAGTATGTCGTCGGGAACGCCACGGTGTATGGGGTGCTGGAGGGGGCGTGCACCGCCGCCGCCCTCCCCTCTGTCATCTCCGACCGGGACTGGAACCCCCGCCTCCACTCGCAGGTGCTCTGTTCGGTCGGGGAATGGGCGGAATCTGAGGGTGCGGGCTGGAACTGCACCGTGAACGGCGAGGCGGTGCTCCTCGGTTCGGCCGAGGACGGCATCCTCTCCAGGAGCGTGCGGGACGGCGACAAGGTGCTCTTCTTCTACGCCCCGGACGGCGCCGGCCCGGAGGGGGCGGAGGCGGAGATCCGGATCAGTGTCCGCCTCGGCGGCAGTTCGGCGCCCGCCCATACAGACTCCCTGCTCGCCCTCTCCGGGGTGACCGAGGCCGTCGTGAACCCCGCGATGTACCAGGAGGCCCTCCGCTGCCACGGTACCGCCTATATCGGCCCGGACGGGGGGCGGTGGAGCGGCGTCCCGGTCTGGTTCTTCATCGGCGTGGTGGACGGCCGCGAGTCCCCGCACCACCCGATGCTCAGTTCGAGTCTTGCGGCGAGCGGCTACTCGGTGACCTTCGCCGCCGGGAACGAGAGCCTCTATACCAGCACGAGCGCTGACCTGATCAGGAACAACAGGTATATCCTCGCCTCCATGAAGGACGGCGTTTCCCTCCCGGCCTATGCCCTGGTCGGGCCGGGCATGGAGGGGGAGGCCGTCACCGGCATCACCGCCCTCCGTCTTGTGGACATTGCGCCCCCGACCGCCCCGGAGGTGCGGGTGGTCCGCTATGCCGCCGACGGAACCGCCGTTCTGAATGAGACGACGGTGAACACCACCTGGATGGCGGCGCACCTCCCGGTCGCCGGGGACGGCGAGAGCGTCTACCGCTTCCAGGGCCCGACCTTCGACCCCGCCGACCTCTGGAACCCGGACGAGTCGAAGAACCCGGCCAAGGTCGAGGACGCCGTGCGCGGCACCCCGCTCCGCTCCCTCTGCGACCTGGTCGGCGGCGCCGGCCCGGAGGACCGGATCCGCCTCACCGCATCGGACGGGTATGTGACCGTGCTCTCCTGCAAAAACGTCTATGAGCCACTGCCAGAACAGGGTGAGGCGATCCTCTCCTGGTGGAGCCGCGACGAAGGAGATGCCCCGGCGTACCGCGACGCCCCGCGGCTCTACTTCCTGGCCCCGGACGGGGTCTTCGGCAACCAGAACATGCGAAATACGATCGCCGGGGAGGAATGGGTCTATTACTGGACCGAGGGGGTGCAGTATCCCTCGGCCGCCGGTCTCTCGGTGCGGGGTGTGGTGGAGGTGGCGGTCCTGCCGCCCGACGCCTTCATCACCCCGCCCGCCGATGGGTGA
- a CDS encoding LysE family transporter: MDSVPAALVIGFVIGLSGALAPGPTLVATIRGSLSGGWTTGPRVALGHAMVEAALALVIVAGLSGAADTLAVPVAVLGGAALILFGVLTLRESRGAVLEAADGEAAGSAVLAGALTSAANPYFWLWWLTVGSGLLLAASAAGWAVATAFMIGHWGSDFGWFGLVAAATARGRSVLSAGLYRIILAACGVFLILFGGSYLWYAFAG; this comes from the coding sequence ATGGACAGCGTTCCGGCCGCACTGGTGATCGGGTTTGTGATCGGGCTCTCCGGGGCCCTCGCACCCGGCCCGACGCTGGTAGCGACGATACGGGGCTCGCTCTCCGGCGGCTGGACCACGGGCCCTCGGGTCGCCCTTGGGCATGCGATGGTGGAGGCGGCACTCGCCCTGGTGATCGTGGCCGGACTCTCGGGGGCGGCGGACACCCTGGCGGTGCCGGTGGCGGTGCTCGGCGGTGCGGCCCTGATCCTCTTCGGCGTGCTCACCCTGCGGGAGAGCCGCGGCGCCGTGCTGGAGGCGGCGGATGGGGAGGCCGCCGGGAGCGCTGTGCTCGCCGGTGCCCTGACAAGCGCCGCAAACCCCTATTTCTGGCTCTGGTGGCTGACGGTGGGGAGCGGGCTTTTGCTCGCTGCCAGCGCCGCCGGATGGGCCGTGGCCACCGCCTTCATGATCGGGCACTGGGGCTCCGACTTCGGGTGGTTCGGGCTCGTCGCCGCCGCCACGGCGCGGGGGCGGAGCGTGCTCTCCGCCGGGCTCTACCGCATCATCCTCGCCGCCTGCGGGGTGTTCCTGATCCTCTTCGGCGGCTCCTACCTCTGGTACGCCTTCGCGGGCTGA
- a CDS encoding V-type ATP synthase subunit D, translating to MSRRIIPGTRPTRIELLKIRKRIVVAGKGHELLQEKLDAMVMEFFRLRGERERLRQAMEEAFAAAYPPLLRAGMVMGERGLDIALGCAAPAREIGAGTRTVMGTAVPALRLPPPGTGEPGYPLAAHGADLDEGRRRCEEAVRAALRCAEAEGALVRLAEQIATTRRRTNALAYVLLPSLRDTAAYIEGYLEEMEREDLYRRKRTKAIRAEAEGA from the coding sequence ATGAGCCGCCGGATCATACCCGGGACGCGGCCGACCCGGATCGAGCTCCTGAAGATCAGAAAACGGATCGTCGTGGCCGGGAAGGGGCACGAACTCCTCCAGGAGAAACTCGACGCCATGGTGATGGAGTTCTTCCGGCTCCGGGGCGAGCGGGAGCGGCTCCGGCAGGCGATGGAGGAGGCCTTCGCCGCCGCCTATCCCCCCCTGCTGCGGGCCGGGATGGTGATGGGCGAGCGCGGCCTGGATATCGCTCTCGGGTGTGCGGCGCCCGCCAGGGAGATCGGGGCGGGCACCAGGACGGTGATGGGCACGGCGGTGCCGGCGCTCCGCCTCCCGCCACCGGGCACAGGGGAACCCGGCTACCCGCTGGCCGCACACGGCGCCGACCTGGACGAGGGGCGCCGCCGCTGCGAGGAGGCGGTCAGGGCCGCCCTGAGGTGCGCCGAGGCCGAGGGGGCGCTGGTGCGGCTTGCCGAGCAGATCGCCACCACGAGACGGCGGACGAACGCCCTTGCCTATGTGCTCCTCCCCTCGCTCCGGGACACCGCCGCCTATATCGAGGGGTATCTGGAGGAGATGGAGCGCGAGGACCTTTACCGGCGGAAGCGGACGAAGGCAATCCGGGCGGAGGCGGAGGGGGCGTGA
- a CDS encoding V-type ATP synthase subunit B, whose product MTSPEREYTSVTRIAGPLMAVSGVGDAAYGEVVEVRLPDGERRLGQVLESRLDLAVIQVFGGTGDLDTEATAVRFTGEPLRMAVSPEILGRTFDGAGRPADRGGAVIPEEVREIAGASINPTARLYPEDCIETGISAIDVMNTLVRGQKLPVFSAAGLPHSRLAAQIARQARVLGEDDEFAIVFGAMGITAEEERFFLGEFEETGALEHAVLFVNRADDPAIERIVTPRCALTAAEYLAFSLGMHVLVILQDITTYCEALREVSAAREEVPARRGYPGYMYTDLASIFERAGRIRGQKGSITQLPIISMPDDDITHPVPDLTGYITEGQIVLSRDLHRKGVYPPIDVLPSLSRLMPGGIGAGKTREDHGAVSDQLYAAYARGRRLESLIAVIGEEGLTPIDRLYMQFAERFENEFVGQGAAGGRGITAGLDLAWDLLSAFPDEELRRIDPALIAVHARRESG is encoded by the coding sequence ATGACCTCGCCGGAACGGGAGTACACCTCGGTCACCCGGATCGCCGGACCCCTGATGGCCGTCTCCGGGGTCGGCGACGCCGCCTATGGCGAGGTGGTGGAGGTGCGGCTGCCGGACGGTGAGCGGCGCCTGGGGCAGGTGCTCGAGAGCCGGCTGGACCTGGCCGTCATCCAGGTCTTCGGGGGCACCGGCGACCTGGACACCGAGGCAACGGCGGTCCGCTTCACCGGCGAACCCCTGCGCATGGCGGTCTCCCCCGAGATCCTGGGGCGGACCTTCGACGGGGCGGGCCGACCGGCCGACAGGGGCGGGGCGGTGATCCCGGAGGAGGTGCGGGAGATCGCCGGGGCCTCGATCAACCCGACGGCCCGCCTCTACCCGGAGGACTGCATCGAGACCGGGATCTCGGCGATCGACGTGATGAACACCCTGGTGCGGGGGCAGAAACTCCCGGTCTTTTCGGCGGCCGGTCTGCCACACAGCCGTCTCGCCGCCCAGATCGCCAGACAGGCGCGGGTGCTCGGGGAGGACGACGAGTTTGCGATCGTCTTCGGGGCGATGGGGATCACCGCCGAGGAGGAGCGCTTTTTCCTGGGGGAGTTTGAGGAGACCGGGGCCCTGGAGCACGCCGTGCTCTTCGTCAACCGTGCCGACGACCCCGCAATCGAGCGGATCGTCACCCCCCGCTGCGCCCTGACGGCGGCCGAATACCTGGCCTTCTCCCTGGGGATGCACGTGCTGGTGATCCTGCAGGACATCACCACCTACTGCGAGGCATTGCGGGAGGTCTCGGCGGCCCGCGAGGAGGTGCCGGCCCGCCGGGGCTATCCGGGCTACATGTACACCGACCTGGCCTCGATCTTCGAGCGGGCCGGGCGGATCCGGGGGCAGAAGGGCTCGATCACCCAGCTCCCGATCATCTCCATGCCCGACGACGACATCACCCATCCGGTGCCCGACCTCACCGGCTACATCACCGAGGGGCAGATCGTGCTCTCCCGAGACCTCCACCGGAAGGGCGTGTATCCACCGATCGACGTCCTTCCGAGCCTTTCCCGGCTGATGCCCGGCGGGATCGGGGCCGGGAAGACGCGGGAGGACCATGGCGCCGTCTCGGACCAGCTCTATGCCGCCTATGCGAGGGGGAGGCGGCTCGAGAGCCTGATCGCCGTCATCGGGGAGGAGGGGCTGACACCGATCGACCGCCTCTATATGCAGTTTGCCGAACGCTTCGAGAACGAGTTCGTCGGGCAGGGGGCGGCGGGCGGACGGGGGATCACCGCCGGGCTGGACCTGGCCTGGGACCTGCTCTCGGCCTTCCCGGACGAGGAGCTGCGGCGGATCGACCCGGCCCTCATCGCCGTCCATGCCCGGAGGGAGAGCGGATGA
- a CDS encoding V-type ATP synthase subunit A yields MSGRIIRITGPVIQADGMRGARMYEVVHAGDAALIGEIIGLSEETATIQVYEDTTGIAPGEPVMRSGAPLSVDLGPGLLGGVFDGIQRPLEVIRDRMGDFIVRGASVPPLDRTARWEFTPLAAAGDALAGGAAVGSVQEGRFVHTIMIPPHLSGTLLSVAPPGEYTIEEEIARIRRGDGEEVGITMVQRWPVREGRPVLERLAPGEPLITGQRVIDSFFPIAKGGAAAVPGPFGAGKTVVQHQLAKWSDADIIVYVGCGERGNELADVLRKFPALQDPRTGEAIMGRTVLIGNTSNMPVAAREASVYTGITIAEYYRDMGYDVALMADSTSRWAEAMREISGRLEEMPGEHGYPAYLASRLAGFYERAGRVRVAGNRERTGSVSIIGAVSPPGGDFSEPVTQNTLRIVKVFWALDADLAHERHYPAVNWLLSYSLYLDAVEGWWEEHGGAGWDRVRRRLMGILQKESELEEIVHLVGPEVLPEEDKLALLVAGIIRESFLIQYAFDPVDTYCPPHKQFLMMQVILDYADAGREAVRRGATTAMIGALPVSGRLARLGTVPHADFPGFFREVERQIGEEFGALGGEGA; encoded by the coding sequence GTGAGCGGACGGATCATCCGCATCACCGGACCGGTGATCCAGGCGGACGGCATGCGCGGCGCCCGCATGTACGAAGTGGTGCACGCCGGCGATGCCGCTCTGATCGGCGAGATCATCGGACTTTCCGAGGAGACCGCCACCATCCAGGTCTACGAGGACACCACCGGCATCGCCCCCGGCGAACCGGTGATGCGCAGCGGCGCACCCCTCTCGGTGGACCTCGGCCCCGGCCTGCTCGGCGGGGTCTTCGACGGCATCCAGCGTCCCCTGGAGGTGATCCGGGACCGGATGGGCGACTTTATCGTCCGGGGGGCCTCGGTGCCGCCCCTGGACCGCACCGCCAGATGGGAATTTACCCCCCTGGCGGCGGCGGGCGACGCCCTTGCCGGCGGGGCGGCGGTCGGCAGCGTCCAGGAGGGGCGGTTTGTCCACACCATCATGATCCCGCCCCACCTCTCCGGCACCCTCCTCTCGGTGGCCCCGCCGGGCGAATACACCATCGAGGAGGAGATCGCAAGAATCCGGAGGGGGGACGGTGAGGAGGTCGGGATCACCATGGTCCAGCGCTGGCCGGTGCGGGAGGGGCGGCCGGTTCTGGAACGCCTGGCCCCGGGCGAACCCCTGATCACCGGACAGCGGGTGATCGACTCCTTTTTCCCGATCGCAAAAGGGGGAGCCGCCGCCGTCCCAGGGCCATTCGGGGCGGGCAAGACCGTTGTCCAGCACCAGCTCGCCAAGTGGTCGGACGCCGACATCATCGTCTATGTCGGCTGCGGTGAGCGGGGGAACGAACTTGCCGACGTGCTCCGGAAGTTCCCGGCCCTGCAGGACCCCCGCACCGGCGAGGCGATCATGGGGCGGACGGTGCTCATCGGGAACACCTCGAACATGCCGGTGGCGGCCCGCGAGGCCTCGGTCTACACCGGGATCACCATCGCCGAGTATTACCGTGACATGGGCTACGACGTCGCCCTGATGGCCGACTCCACCTCCCGCTGGGCCGAGGCGATGCGGGAGATCTCGGGCCGGCTCGAGGAGATGCCGGGCGAACACGGCTATCCGGCCTATCTGGCCTCCCGTCTGGCCGGCTTCTACGAACGGGCCGGGCGGGTGCGGGTCGCCGGGAACCGGGAGCGGACCGGATCGGTCTCGATCATCGGTGCGGTCTCCCCGCCGGGCGGCGACTTCTCCGAGCCCGTCACCCAGAACACCCTGCGGATCGTCAAGGTCTTCTGGGCCCTGGACGCCGACCTGGCCCATGAACGCCATTACCCGGCGGTGAACTGGCTCCTCTCCTATTCCCTCTACCTCGACGCCGTGGAGGGCTGGTGGGAGGAGCACGGCGGTGCCGGCTGGGACCGGGTGCGGCGGCGGCTGATGGGCATCCTCCAGAAGGAGAGCGAACTCGAGGAGATCGTCCACCTGGTCGGCCCGGAGGTCCTCCCTGAGGAGGACAAACTCGCCCTGCTCGTCGCCGGGATCATCAGGGAGTCCTTCCTGATCCAGTACGCCTTCGACCCCGTGGATACCTACTGCCCGCCCCACAAGCAGTTCCTGATGATGCAGGTGATCCTGGACTACGCCGACGCCGGACGGGAGGCGGTGCGGCGGGGGGCGACGACGGCGATGATCGGCGCCCTCCCGGTGAGCGGGCGCCTCGCCCGCCTGGGCACGGTGCCGCACGCCGATTTCCCGGGCTTTTTCCGCGAGGTGGAGCGGCAGATCGGGGAGGAGTTCGGCGCCCTCGGAGGTGAGGGGGCATGA
- a CDS encoding V-type ATP synthase subunit F, translating into MRIRAIGDRTMVRACRAGGVVECSVCAGPLETAAALEEALADPESGVVLVLDRFLHEIPYTPPSGPYPVVIAVPGPAGPKSGEDAVERAVRRVTGRGVPGVVQ; encoded by the coding sequence ATGAGGATCAGGGCAATCGGGGACCGCACCATGGTGCGGGCCTGCAGGGCCGGGGGGGTTGTGGAATGCAGCGTGTGTGCGGGGCCGCTTGAGACCGCCGCCGCACTGGAGGAGGCGCTCGCTGACCCGGAGAGCGGCGTCGTGCTCGTGCTCGACCGTTTTCTCCACGAGATCCCGTATACCCCGCCGTCCGGGCCCTACCCGGTCGTGATCGCCGTCCCCGGTCCGGCAGGGCCGAAATCCGGCGAGGACGCCGTCGAGCGGGCGGTCAGGCGGGTGACCGGGAGGGGAGTGCCGGGGGTGGTACAGTGA
- a CDS encoding V-type ATPase subunit, protein MSTLSEIAAALLDGEGGTALLAAALAVAIMVAVMLAASAGYFRIILNIALFAQPDARVRAIGNPLVERGPLAGALSAPGLHDLFDHFGRLGHRMPAGTDLDGAAAERLIREHHYEVVGHLIESVPDGVRPFFIAYARMLGAGEAAAIVAMKAQGVPPAAIEEEIVPVGGLTVNGVRKTAHAESAEEVVRRLRPKPFGPLIAAAYTGSAGNIGRFLARVQADSLADLALAARGVDIALSPPVVETAGVLIDTANLRALIRGRTLELEREAVRPHLVATGGFELVGDRLVRAERAGSLPDLLTAISGTRYHPYLAALPAAVRDGDGAALERALDRCTQDMVRATASQYHLGSGPLLRYLVALDYEVRNMRAIAHGLAAGVPPHEIEGVLVVEEMEG, encoded by the coding sequence ATGAGCACCCTCTCGGAGATCGCCGCCGCACTCCTGGACGGGGAGGGCGGCACCGCCCTGCTCGCCGCCGCCCTGGCCGTCGCCATCATGGTGGCGGTGATGCTGGCTGCATCGGCCGGGTATTTCCGGATCATTCTGAACATCGCCCTCTTCGCCCAGCCGGACGCACGGGTGCGGGCGATCGGCAACCCCCTGGTGGAGCGAGGGCCCCTTGCCGGGGCGCTCTCCGCCCCCGGCCTCCACGACCTCTTTGACCACTTCGGCCGCCTCGGGCACCGCATGCCCGCCGGCACCGACCTGGACGGAGCGGCGGCCGAACGGCTGATCCGAGAGCACCACTACGAGGTCGTCGGGCACCTGATCGAGAGCGTGCCAGACGGCGTCCGCCCCTTCTTCATCGCCTACGCCCGCATGCTCGGGGCCGGGGAAGCGGCGGCGATCGTGGCGATGAAGGCGCAGGGGGTGCCGCCGGCGGCGATCGAGGAGGAGATCGTCCCGGTGGGGGGTCTGACCGTGAACGGCGTGCGCAAAACCGCCCACGCCGAGAGTGCAGAGGAGGTGGTGCGGCGGCTCCGCCCCAAACCCTTCGGCCCCCTCATCGCCGCCGCCTATACCGGATCCGCCGGCAATATCGGGCGTTTCCTGGCCAGGGTGCAGGCCGACTCCCTGGCAGACCTCGCCCTGGCCGCACGGGGGGTGGACATCGCCCTCTCCCCGCCGGTGGTGGAGACGGCCGGCGTGCTCATCGACACCGCCAACCTCCGCGCCCTGATCAGGGGGCGGACCCTGGAACTGGAGCGCGAGGCGGTGCGTCCCCACCTGGTGGCGACAGGGGGGTTCGAACTCGTCGGCGATCGGCTGGTCCGGGCCGAACGAGCCGGCAGCCTGCCGGACCTGCTCACGGCCATCTCGGGGACTCGCTACCACCCCTACCTCGCCGCCCTGCCGGCGGCGGTGCGGGACGGGGACGGCGCCGCCCTCGAACGGGCGCTCGACCGCTGCACCCAGGATATGGTGCGGGCGACGGCCAGCCAGTACCACCTGGGGAGCGGGCCCCTGCTCCGCTACCTGGTGGCGCTGGACTATGAGGTGAGGAACATGCGGGCGATCGCCCACGGGCTGGCGGCCGGTGTGCCGCCCCATGAAATCGAGGGGGTGCTTGTCGTGGAGGAGATGGAAGGATGA